The region GAATTTGAATTGCCACGCGCTGGGTTATACCATGCGGTGAGTACAGGCTATGCTGGCTTATTGGCCGCACGCGCCAAACTCGAAACCGGCAAACCCACCCTGATTACCGAACACGGTATCTATACCAATGAGCGACGCATCGAGATTGCTTCGGCTGAATGGTTAACCGAAGGTGCATCCAAAGCCCTCACCATCAGCCAAACCCGTATTGATCTGCGCGATTTATGGACAACCGCTTTCATCAACTATTCACGCATCGCCTACGAAGCCGCAGATGAAATCATCACCCTCTTTGCCGATAATCAGCGTGCGCAAATCACCGATGGCGCTTCAGAAGATAAATTACGTGTGATACCTAACGGTATCGACATTGAAAAATATTCCAATATAGAGCGTGTACCACATCAACGCCCTGTTGTGGCGATGATTGGCCGTGTTGTGCCAGTAAAAGATGTAAAAGCATTTATTCGCGCCGTCAGCATATTAAAAGAGCGCCTCGGCGATATAGAGGCATATATCATTGGACCGGACGACGAAGATCGCAGCTATGCCGCCGAATGCCGTAGCATGGTAGAGCATCTTGGTTTGCAGGATCACCTGATATTCACCGGACGTGTGGATATTATGCAATACTTGCCGCGCATAGACCTAATTGGCTTCAGTAGCATATCTGAAGCACAGCCTCTGGTGGTGTTAGAAGTGGGCGCAAGCGGAATTCCCGTTGTTTCCACCGATGTAGGCGCGTGCCGAGAAATGTTGCTGGGCAGCCCATCCGAGGAACCGCCTTTGGGCGAAGGGGGCATTATTGTGCCACCAGCAAACCCCACGGCATTGGCAAATGGCATGTATAATCTGCTTACTGACAAAGCCCGTTATGCGGCGGCATCTTCTGCGATGAAACAACGTGTTGCTAAATATTACAACAAAAAAGACCAGCACGAATCTTATCGTGATTTATATCATAACTACCTGAACATAGACCAAAAGGGAGCTGCCTAATGGCTGGTATTGGTTTCGTACTCAAGCGGCTCGCCAATCGCGACGATTTATTGGGCGTGCTTAGCGCATTCAGCCATGGCACCATTGCAGCGGCTGGCCCTTGGCTATTCACCGTAATTGCGCTGGCAGGCATTGTGTTGCTCTTTCCCGGAGCATATAACCAAGAAGATGTACTCAATTTCCGCGAGGCAATCGTCTACAACTTTTCTACAACGCTTATGCTTTCCGGTCCTGTATATCTGGTAGTCACCCGTTATCTGGCAGATTCCATCCATCGTAAACGCGTAGTGCTGGCACCTACCGCTTTATTGCAAAGCATGGCATTACTCATGTTATTGCTCATTCCTTTTGGCCTATGGTTCTATTTTTCGTTTATTGAACTAAGCTTTGCCTTCCGCATTACAGCCTATGCAAATCTTGTAATCACCGGTGCTACATGGCTTTTAGGGGTATTTGTATTGGCGCTGAAAGACTATATGGGCGTATCGCGCTCGTTCTTTATCGGCATGGTGATTGCCTTCGTAGGCGCGCAAATCTTTAAGGCCGATTATGGCGGATTGGGCATGCTGATTGGCTTTACCATTGGTCAGGCCTATATTCTGTTTGCGCTAATTGCAAAGGTATTTGCCGAATATCCTTATAAAATTTCTGGCCCTACAAAACTACATTTGTCCTATCAGCGGTACTGGCAAATGATTTTTGCCGGATTCTTTTACAATGCCGCTATCTGGATTGATAAATGGATTATGTGGTTTATTGCGCCCGAAGCTACGGTGCTGGAAAGTGGATTCCGCTTTTTCTCGCTTTATGACAACGCTACATTTTTGGCATTGCTCAGCATTGTTCCTGCTATCGGCTTGTTTATTTTCAGCGTAGAAACCAATTTCTTTATTCGATACCAACGGTTTTATTACGATATTCTGGAGCATAAAACGCTGTCCGTTATTCGTGCGAATCATACCAAGTTGATTAATTCCATTAAAGAAAGCGGACGAAACTTTATTGTGCTTCAGGGTAGCATCACGGTGATTGCTATTTTGCTGGCCACAAAAATCTTTGAAATATTAGACGTACCGTTCCTAGAGTTAGGCATCTTCCGCATTGCTACGCTTGGCGCTTTTTTCCATGCGCTCATGTTGTTTTCGGTGATTATTCTTTCCTATTTCGATTGCCGCAAAGCCTTTATGAATCTGCATGCGTTTTTCTTTATCACTAACGCATTATTCACATATATTTCTATTGAATGGGGTGGATTTGAATATTATGGCTTCGGCTATTTTCTCTCTGCTCTTTGCACATTTATGCTGTCTGCGCTAGTATTATTCGATCATATCCGCAAGCTTCCATATCATGCGTTTATTACCAATAACAACTCGCTTAAAGAGAAATTTACTGGCATAGACGAGGAATAATTTTCCCTCCTATTATTATAAAAGGCGAAGTCGGCATATTTTGCCGCCTTCGTCTTTTTTCGTGTTTGCAATAAAAACAGGTGCTTACCTTGTGGATAAATGGCACAGCCCTTGCATGGGTTAAAGTGCTAGTAACAAGAACATGGAGAACATGTATGTCTACAATGACCGCTCACACCGACCTGCCTCGCGAGATAACCGATGCTGCCGCTGTTGCACGCACTACCAACCCTGTGCTGGACCATCGCGAACACTTCGCCAAAGAATATGCCATCATGAAAGCGCATATAAAAAATGTTGGATTTGAACATTTTGCCAATGAGCAAATGCAGATGGATAAAATCTTCAAAGCCCTTGCAATTGCAGGCTATGAATCCAGCGAACTTGCTTCGCATCTGGATGCTATTGGCTTATATTTTGATTATTATTCGCCACGTTCTGCGCAATATATGCTGGATTTCATTACCGAATATGTGCATAGCGCCGCACAAGGCAAGCCGATACAAACCACACCACTGCATAAAATGTTAGATAGAATCCACCAGCTACTCACTTTGCCCGATACGATGCTCGATACTCTCGGACGCCGTGGCGGAGCAATGGAACCTTAAACCGGCTTATACCAAAGACACTGGCTTTTAACAGAAAAAAACAGTAGTCTGCGCCCAATAGCAATTGGCGCGCGGTGTCATGGTTTTTTCGTCGATTCCATTTTTATTCTATTTTCTACCTTTAGTGCTATCCGGCTATTATTTGCTGCGCTCAACTGATGCACGCAACTATGGACTATTAGCCGCAAGCTTATTGTTTTACACATGGGGTGGCGGCATATTTGTGCTGATACTACTCGCCTCTATCACCGCCAATTACTGGTTTGGCCGTATGGCTGCCCATGCATTTGCCGCTAATAATCGCAAGCAATTACATGCAAGCGTGATAGGGTCGGTAATAGTGAATATTGGCCTGCTGGGCTATTATAAATACATTAATTTCTTTATTGCAGAATTTAACCGCTCTGCAAGCTTCTTTGGTTTTGCCCAGCCCATCGCATGGGACAGCATTATACTTCCCATTGGTATATCATTCTTCACATTCCAATCCATGAGCTATGTGTTTGATATTGCCCGTGGCATCTGCCCGCCGCAACGACGTTTTAGTCGTTTTGCCTTATATGTAGCATTATTTCCTCAGCTTATTGCCGGCCCTATTGTGCGCTATCAGGATATTGCCGCGCAAATTCCCGCACGTACCCACAGCGCATCCTTATTTTATGAAGGTATGTTTCGATTTGTACATGGGCTGGTCAAAAAAGTTGTATTGGCCGATGCTGCTGGTGCCGTTGCCGAAAGTTGCTTTGGCCTGCCTGCTGAAGAAATGACTACCAGCGCCGCGTGGTTAGGTGCAGTGGCATATAGTCTGCAAATATATTTTGATTTTTCTGCATATTCCGACATGGCTATTGGCCTTGGTAAAATGCTTGGCTTTCATTTTCCTGAGAATTTCCGTCGCCCCTACTCTGCCCTATCCATAACAGATTTTTGGCGGCGCTGGCACATTACGCTTTCAACGTGGATACGCGAATATTTATATATTCCTCTCGGCGGTAATCGCGTATCCACCAAGCGCTTATACGCCAATTTATTGGTCGTATTTTTTCTTACCGGATTATGGCACGGCGCTAATTGGACATTTATTCTCTGGGGCTTGTATCATGGCGTGCTACTCATCATAGAGCGCTTGTTTGGTCGCAGCTCTGTGCCGCCCTCGCGCACATCCATTGTAATGCGCCGCGCCGTGACATTAGTATTGGTAATCATTGGCTGGGTGTTGTTCCGTGCGGTGGATGTAACCCAAGCACTCACCTTCTACCAGCACATGTTTTTGCACTCGGCGTATCATCTGCCGCTTGATGTTCAACTCAGCCTGACGCATCGTCATGTATTAACACTAATACTATCACTCATGGTGTTTATTCTGCCGCAACATTGGCATGCGTCACGACTGCTTAGCAGCGACATTAAAACCGCACAATGCTATCGTTGGGTTTTGCTATTGCTGGCATTTCCCTATGCACTGCTTTTAGTGTGCAGTGGCACATTCAGCCCATTTTTATATTTTCAATTTTGATGTGCGTTATGAATAAAAAAATAGCTATTCTCCTATTCTGCTGCTTCATAGGCTTGCCTTTATTGCTGTTTGTGGCAGGGCAACGCGGAGTAATAATAGAAAAGCGCAAGCCGCACAGCATAGCCCCTGCAAGCTGGAATACCATTAAATCCGGTGCTTGGTTTGCCAGCATCAATGATTATCTTATTGATCACACGCCATTGCGACATCACGCTATTCGCGCCAATGCATTTATTGACTGGGAAGTTTTTCACGAAGGCGGCAACAGCAACGTTTCGCGAGGCTTGAAGGATTGGCTGTTTTATAATAGAGGGCTTGATCACCCCTGTGTAGATTCCACTGAAATTCAACGCCGCTTATTGCGCTTGGTAGAAATCACAGAACAGCAGTTAACTCACAACAACACGCGCATTATCTGGGCAATCGCTCCCAACAAAGAAGCCATTTATCCCGAAATGCTCACCCCAATACAATCGCGCCGTGCCAACTGTGCAACCCAAAACCGCAAGGCAATGCGCGAGATTTTGCGCGATCCTGTGTTCACTCCACATATGGTTGAATTATGGAGCCCGTTGGAGCGTCAAAAACCATTGGTGCAACGCGTATTCTACCAAAGCGACAGCCATTGGAATGATATTGGCGCACTTAAGGGTATGGAGGCTTTATTCAGCCATATCTGGCCTGAAAAACTGCGATTAAGTAACTTTGCAGCAGGAAAAACAAATTATATCAACGGCGATTTAGCCAAAATGCTAGGCATGGATATGCTTCAAGAGCCTGCGCAAAAAATCACCCGTGTAATTTCTCCACCCAAAGGCGGTAAGATAGAAGACGAGACACTCTGCATTGAAAGTGAGACGCCTCGCCTACGAAGCTATAAACATACCGCTACTAGCGATGCATTAATTCCGGAAAAAGTAGTGAT is a window of Alphaproteobacteria bacterium DNA encoding:
- the pelF gene encoding GT4 family glycosyltransferase PelF, whose translation is MSLGKDADICLILEGTYPYVAGGVAGWTHDLIRNQPHLKFALISLLPRDEAEPELKYELPENVVSLKQLYLQRLPVGKTLLPRESHNLFDKVEGVLEAITTDKASLKDFEQIVDTFNPYVNTLGQATLLDSEQAFQLMSEMYESDFSQSSFLDYFWSWRAVLAGLFSLVEFELPRAGLYHAVSTGYAGLLAARAKLETGKPTLITEHGIYTNERRIEIASAEWLTEGASKALTISQTRIDLRDLWTTAFINYSRIAYEAADEIITLFADNQRAQITDGASEDKLRVIPNGIDIEKYSNIERVPHQRPVVAMIGRVVPVKDVKAFIRAVSILKERLGDIEAYIIGPDDEDRSYAAECRSMVEHLGLQDHLIFTGRVDIMQYLPRIDLIGFSSISEAQPLVVLEVGASGIPVVSTDVGACREMLLGSPSEEPPLGEGGIIVPPANPTALANGMYNLLTDKARYAAASSAMKQRVAKYYNKKDQHESYRDLYHNYLNIDQKGAA
- the pelG gene encoding exopolysaccharide Pel transporter PelG — encoded protein: MAGIGFVLKRLANRDDLLGVLSAFSHGTIAAAGPWLFTVIALAGIVLLFPGAYNQEDVLNFREAIVYNFSTTLMLSGPVYLVVTRYLADSIHRKRVVLAPTALLQSMALLMLLLIPFGLWFYFSFIELSFAFRITAYANLVITGATWLLGVFVLALKDYMGVSRSFFIGMVIAFVGAQIFKADYGGLGMLIGFTIGQAYILFALIAKVFAEYPYKISGPTKLHLSYQRYWQMIFAGFFYNAAIWIDKWIMWFIAPEATVLESGFRFFSLYDNATFLALLSIVPAIGLFIFSVETNFFIRYQRFYYDILEHKTLSVIRANHTKLINSIKESGRNFIVLQGSITVIAILLATKIFEILDVPFLELGIFRIATLGAFFHALMLFSVIILSYFDCRKAFMNLHAFFFITNALFTYISIEWGGFEYYGFGYFLSALCTFMLSALVLFDHIRKLPYHAFITNNNSLKEKFTGIDEE
- a CDS encoding MBOAT family protein, which encodes MVFSSIPFLFYFLPLVLSGYYLLRSTDARNYGLLAASLLFYTWGGGIFVLILLASITANYWFGRMAAHAFAANNRKQLHASVIGSVIVNIGLLGYYKYINFFIAEFNRSASFFGFAQPIAWDSIILPIGISFFTFQSMSYVFDIARGICPPQRRFSRFALYVALFPQLIAGPIVRYQDIAAQIPARTHSASLFYEGMFRFVHGLVKKVVLADAAGAVAESCFGLPAEEMTTSAAWLGAVAYSLQIYFDFSAYSDMAIGLGKMLGFHFPENFRRPYSALSITDFWRRWHITLSTWIREYLYIPLGGNRVSTKRLYANLLVVFFLTGLWHGANWTFILWGLYHGVLLIIERLFGRSSVPPSRTSIVMRRAVTLVLVIIGWVLFRAVDVTQALTFYQHMFLHSAYHLPLDVQLSLTHRHVLTLILSLMVFILPQHWHASRLLSSDIKTAQCYRWVLLLLAFPYALLLVCSGTFSPFLYFQF